In the genome of Populus nigra chromosome 19, ddPopNigr1.1, whole genome shotgun sequence, the window TGGGTGGATCTTGTGCAAGGCTCGAGCGGGTTAATCTTAGATTTAAGAAGGTTAAGAagatataatttcaattttctttaaaagaaataaacagttctttttattttatttgaattaaattataaataaattagatcaCGGTTTAACCTGCCAGACCGGCTGGGTTAAATAACCTTGCCAAAGGGCCGCCGAAAAAATCAAAGCCTGTAATGGAGGCTCTCTCGTGCATGTAACTCACAGTTACATTAACAGGCCATACAGATTGGATATAGACATAGCACATGAACATACACGCGTATATCTTCCAAGATTTAACTGTATCTTTGCAAATTTCCAAAGCATTAATCCTTGTTTCAAGCTTCCTAGCTAGCTGCTTCTGTTTCTCACATTCTTTTCTTGAGGAATCTATGCATCTGTTTTTTGGTTCCAGCCATGTGTTGattgacatattttttatttttttttccggaTCAATCCGTGTTTATTATACTAATATTAGTGTGTTTTTCAGTAACTGGGTTGATTGATTTAAGATATATTTAGAAAGTTAAGGATCCCCTTTAGGACATTGAGCTTAGCTTGAGTGGCTAGTGAGAAATGGAGAGGCAGAGAGTGATGGAAAGAGGAGAGAAGGCAGGCGTGTCAAGTTCATCCAATGGTGGAGGTGAAGTTGATGTTGTGGTGGAAATGATGGATGTGATTGAGGCCGTTGGATTGTATGTGGGGTACAGGAGGACACAAAGAAAGGAGTGCTTGAACTTCGTGCGGAGATTGAAGCTACTACTTCCTCTTTTGGAGGAGATAAAGGAGATTGGTAATTATAAATTGGTTTCTAGTGAGGGTTTGAAAACTAGTTTGGATAATTTAAAGAAGGCCCTTTTGGGTGCTAAGAAGTTGTTGAAGAAATGTAGCTGTGGAAGCAAGATTTATCTGGTCAGTGTTCATTTTTGTCTTTTGAATTCTTGTCTCTCTCTTGGTTTTTCCTAGTGGATTTGTGTTTCTTGTTGTGGGTGATCAAGAAGTGTTTATGGATTGTGTTTGACTCAATTAGGCAATGGAGAGTGAAGCAGTGATGAGTAGCTTTCATGCtgtatatgaaaaattaaatcaggCTTTGGATGATTTGCCCTATGATGAGCTAGGGATCTCAGTTGAAGTTAAAGAGCAAGTaagtcttcttctccttcttgtcttttatttccCTTTTGCCTTGGTGTTTCTTGAGGATTCTGGAGTAATTAGTTAAGTCCCCATTTGGTTAGGGCTACAGTTCAGAGAAAGATTTGGCAGAATATGGTTATGGTTTCTTTTTTGACAGTGCTAAATCTTGTCACATACTTCAAATTTTGTGATTGAATCTGAAATGGGAAGTTAGGAATGCTCAAAATTTAGTTCTCCCATCTGTCATTTCATTTTTGATgtcaaaaaggaaaaggaagggtACATATTTATGGAGCACTGGCCTTTTGGCACATATTCGATTGTGAAAAAATCGTTGTAAATCGAGCTATGGCACCGAGTTATGCAGAGTAATATTGCATGAGTCTAGTAGCCTCCTTTGACAGAAGATGGGGTGAACAACCGATTTTGTTCGCATCTTCTAAAGGAGTCATGATGATTTACTACCAGATTGATTTTAATGATGTCTTTGCTTAGGCATGCCATGTTGCTTATGTAAAATATCATGTAGTCTCATGTCCATTTCGCAATCGTGGGTTTCTGACAGTTGCTAACGGTTCTGTTTCAATGCATTATCAGAAGTTGTAGGGTGAATTGTCTATTATGTTGCCAAACGTTATAACCGCTTTCATCCTTCACATAACAATGCAGATGTTGTGATTCAAGGAGTAGAAACTTGTCGTAGAAAATTGGACTATGTTATTGATAATTGGGAAATACATTTTGAGCTCTTAGTTGAAATTCCAATTGAATCATATCTCCAGTTTTACATGTGTGATTGTGCTATTGATATGATTCAGGTTGAGCTAACACGGATGCAACTTAAAAGAGCAAAGAAGCGATCCGACACCCAGGATATAGAACTGGCAATGGATATGATGGTTGTATTTTCTAAAAGGGATGACCGAAATGCAGATAGTGCAATCCTAGAGAGACTGGCCATCAAGTTAGAGCTGCATGCTATTCCAGACTTGAAAGCAGAAGAAATAGCAGTCAGGAAACTAGTTAAAGAGAGAGGGGTTCAGAACGCTGAAAGCATCCAGCAAATTAATGACCTTTTGGGAAAATTCAAACAGATTGCTGGTGTTGATGAAACCATTGTTCTTGATGGCCCTTTTTCTTCGAAAAGCCTTCAGAGGTGTCGGTCTTTGCTTATCCCTCATGAATTCCTATGTCCAATTACTCTGGAGATCATGGTGGATCCTGTCATTGTGGCAACTGGACAGGTAATCTCACATTAAGCGACTAAAATCCTTTTGATCAGACATGTCACAGTTgaataaacaagttttttaagAAAGTTTTAATGTTACAGAAACTGAGgtagaaattttaaatttcccaGTTATTATTCTATGGAAGCTGAAccagatttttcttttgttttaaaagacTTATGAAAGAGAGAGCATACAGAAGTGGCTAAATTCTAATCATCGAACCTGCCCGAAGACTGGTCAAACTTTGGGTCATTTGTCTCTAGCATCGAATTTTGCACTCAGGAATCTTATACAGGAATGGTGTGAGAAAAATCACTATGAACTACCCAAGAAGGATGCTTGTTTAGGTTCTGATGGCGTTTCTGCTGAGCTTAAAGAGGAAATCTCTTCCTTGGTTCAAAATCTGTCCTCCTGTGAGTTTGAAGTGCGACGAGAGGCCATCAAGAAGATCCGAATGCTTGCAAAGGAGAATCCAGACAACAGAATTTTGATTGCCAGCTATGGAGGGATTCCTCCGTTGGTTCAGCTCTTGTCCTATCAAGATCCCAACATTCAAGAACACACTGTAACAGCTCTTTTGAACTTGTCAATTgatgaaacaaacaaaatactTGTAGCCAGAGAGGGAGCAATTCCTGCTATAGTTGAAATTCTGCAGCATGGAACAAATGAAGCTAGAGAAAACTCTGCTGCAGCTTTGTTTAGCTTGTCAATGCTTGATGAGAACAAAGTTCTAATTGGAGCTTCGAATGGAATCCGTCCCTTGGTACACCTTTTGCAGTATGGGACTATACGAGGTAAAAAGGATGCTGCAACTGCACTCTTCAACTTGTCTTTTAACCAAACCAACAAGTCCAGGGCCATTAAAGCAGGTATCATACCAGCATTGCTCCATTTGCTCGAGGAGAAAAACCTTGGCATGATCGACGAAGCCCTCTCCATATTTTTACTCCTGGCATCACATCCTCAAGGGAGAAATGAAATCGGCAAACTATCTTTCATCAAAACCCTTGTTGAAATCATAAGAAACGGGACTCCCAAGAACAAGGAATGCGCCCTATCGGTCCTTCTCCAGCTGGGGTTGCACAATTCATCCATCATCTTAGCAGCACTTCAGTATGGAGTGTATGAACATTTGGTAGAGCTTACAAAAAGTGGAACCAACAGGGCTCAAAGGAAAGCAAATTCTATATTACAGCATATGAGTAAGTACGGACACATTCCATGAAATTCTTGCACCAAATTAACAGATTGATCATATCTAGCTTCCTATAGAGAGATGCCTGCTTGTGTGTATGAGGGTATATAGCACAACCTTTTCCTGTGTGTCCAGCACtcaatatggttttttttgttttgcaccATTATATAGGACTGTGTATGTACTGTGAATACACCAGCGTAAGAAATTCTTACAATACAATTCTGGTGATGATAGAAATGTTTATAAAAGGCTGCCAAAAGCAAATAAATGGCTGgccatctagtaattttaaCCAAgcttttttatcagacaaatgaGAGACAACTCATTTGGTACTTGTTTGTTGATTCAGTTGATGTCTGGCTAATctataaattaattacataGGTTAACCTTTAAcgttagattaaaaaaaaaaatgctgatATTATGGATACATACCCATGTCTGTCAAAATATTTAGAACAGactataaaatctcaaaatccTAATACAGAAAGGAATTCATATTCCTGCTTTAATTGGGCTAAACTCTGCCGGCTGTGTACTCTCTTCTCTGTATATTTGCATATATAACTGGTCTCGTATATTATTGTTCTCCAAAGAAATCTCTCTCTAGTCTctccccctccctccctccctccctccctcattAATCCCTATAAAGAATTCGGCATTCAATAGTTACCTCTTCTTTTTGGTGATAAATTATCATTCATTCGTAGAAGACGGCTACATGCAAGCTAGAAGAAGGTTACTCCTCAAAAGAAGCTACCAGGCTAATGGTTCTTAATCAAGAAGAAGCTCTGAGAGCTGTCGCAGACAACGGTACTCCTCAAGTACCATGGCTATAATGGTTCCTGATCAAGAAGAAGACTGTAAAGAATTACACTCCTTTGATCTTCTTCTTATTGAAGCTTCCAACCCTCATTCAAATTTGGATAATTCAAATATAGTATTAGACCAAATCGATTTTTGTGAGTAGTGTTCTTTTACATGTAAGAAATCGCACATCAAATTTATTATCAGATCCATAAATCAtagtagaaaaaagaaagaaaaaaaggatgcCATCTGCTATATGATTATGATCAAATCAACCTCTTTATAGTAAATTTGGCCAAATCAACTCCTTCACTCCTAATTTTGATAAGTATACTATAAACCCCTCCTTCCATCATCTTCGTTTAGGTCGACtaaaaactatcaatttattgaattgatCAAACTTAAACGAGGATGACAGATCAAAAGGTTTATACATGACAAAATTAGGAGTAGAGGGACTGCTTTGGTTAAGTTTATTGTAAAGATGGATTGATATGATCAAAATCATATAgtaaatattgatttgatttttgagcTATCCCAGTAATCATTATCTAGATGGATATTTTACGCGACTATTTGTTGTTCACCatatcagaaaaaaaagaagtaaacttCTAACAAAGTTTCGATTGAATCATTATTTAGACCCGATTAGTTATAAGtacaaataaaaaccaaactatATTTATAAACCCCCGGGCCATGATGTCATAATTCAAGTTAAGAATTTAACATCAATTTTATGACAGGTAAGATTAATTGATAATACACAAATTGACtctaatatctatattaattaaaaaaattaaaattttaatatattaatttaaattgatttgaattgttgtttaaaaatttgtgttttttaacctGATTTAAAGGGTGTTTGGTTTGAATGTCTGATTgatctattttaaaaagatctacataaaaaatatatatatttcttacttttataaaatataatttatactttaaaaaattatattttttttaaaaattaccacACCTCCAAACTAAACAGTCATTTAAATAAAGCAAATACGTATGTGTATATATACCTACATGCTACAAGAGTTCAAGTATAAAAAACAGTAAACTtcctgcaaaagaaaagaacattctacatttattatatataaaaaaacctcataAAAACTCGAAACCCTCGATCGCcccatctctctctctgccCTTCCCAATTTACTTTGATTTCAATTACTCTGATTTCCAATTCCTCTTTGATTTCTCTTACTTCGATCTCACATTTACACAGAAACGGAATcgcactctttttttttgttaaaagaaaattaattgattgattgcagggttagggtttttgattgattgttctgtataataataatatgggaGCTGCTGGCGATTCGAGCGAGTCAAAAGTGATTAATGAACAGCAAGGGCAGGGAGAGGAGGGTGCTGTGGTGATTAATATTCGGTGCTCTAATGGTACAAAATTTACTGTGAGGACGAACTTGGAATCAACGGTTGGGGTTTTCAAATCTCTCTTGGCTCAAAATTGTGATGTCCCACCTGATCAGCAGAGGTTGATTTATAAAGGTCGGATTTTGAAGGATGACCTGGCCCTTCATAGCTATGGTGAGTTCATTTCTTTCTTGtattatcgttttttttttgttttatatatttttgagtgaGAAATGGGACTCTTAGCAATTGTTGGGTCTGATAATGAATGGGcaagaattttgaaaagaaaaaggtaggATTTTTCGCCCTTGTGTGGTTGATTTACATtaaaaggggaaagaaaagaaaaatgcgGCAGTGCTTCTATCTGTTTAATGgctagatgatgatgataagagCTTCCTATTGATTGATTTTCTtgattagaaaattaaagatttgggtatttttattttctgactGATAATTTTTCTATGATGAATTGAAAAATGTAGTTATTAAAGTAGTGAACATCCTAATGCAATTGCTTCTCCATATCCTAGGGTTGACGATTGAATTGTTTGTTCTTTACTTTTGCTGAAGGTCTGCAAGCTGATCACACCATTCATATGGTTCGTGGTTTTTCCCCTGCTCCATCAGCTCCTGCTCCTGTCGCTGCTGCTAACCCTGAAAATCCTGATACTACAACAGGGGTTACACGGGGTGTTGGTTCCAATGAAGGTAGGGCCTTTGGACTTGGGGGTGCTGGTATTGGGGCATCTTTGTTCCCTGGACTTGGCTCGCTAGGTGGCAGCAGCCCATCTGCTCTATTTGGAGATGGGCTTCCTGAATTGGAACAAGTACAGCAACGGCTGACTCAGAATCCCGACATGATGAGGGAAATAATGAATACACCTGCTATGCAGGGCCTGATGAATAACCCTGAGCTAATACGGTCCATGATGATGAGCAATCCTCAGATGCGTGAGATTATGGACCGAAACCCTGAGCTTGCACATGTTCTTAATGATCCAAGCATTCTTAGACAGACATTAGAATCTGCTAGAAACCCTGAGCTCATGCGTGAGATGATGCGACACACTGACAGGGCTATGAGTAATATTGAATCAACTCCTGAAGGATTTAACATGCTCCGGAGAATGTATGAAAATGTTCAAGAACCATTTTTAAATGCCACAACAATGGGTGGAAATGCTGGCAATGATTTGGGTTCAAATCCATTTGCAACCCTATTGGGGAACCAAGGTGGGACTCAAGTCAGGGATGCTTCAAACAACCCTTCAGCCACTGGTTCTGAAACAACCACAGGGCTTGCTGCTCCTAATACAAACCCTCTGCCCAACCCTTGGAACAATGCTGCTGGTGAGCTTCACACCTCTTTGCTTCTGGAAAATCATTTAGATATCTTTTTTATGCTCGAAAGCCATACTCTGAGATCCAATTCAGGAAGTTCTAACAGAGAAATGATAATCATTATGTAGATGCCTGTGAAACTTTTAGGTTGAGAAACGTAGTTCCTTGTCTTGAGGAATTCTTGCTCTTGCACATTTACTTAGTTGATCTTGAATATCTTGAATTGCACTTTGCTGGAAGAAACTCTTGTAAAGTTActgtttttaaatgataattgaATTATTCTTGATGTTTAAAATGGTGAATTGCTAGGAGGAACCCAGACAAACTCTACTGCGAGGTCAAATCCTGCTGGGAGGGCATCAGGTCTTGGTGGTTTGGGTCTGGGAGGGCTTGGTGTCCCAGGAATGGACAATTTGTTCAATAGCATGCCTGATTCGAATCAAATGACTCAATTGTTGCAAAATCCAGCTGTATCACAGATGATGCAAAGCCTACTCTCCAATCCTGAATATATGAACCAGGTACTATTGTTATCGAAAGGGTTTTAGCTTATATGATATTCATTGTCTGGGTTCAGTTTTGacaatttgcttttgaattttAGATGCTCAACTTTAATCCCCAACTACGTGGCATGGTTGATTCAAATCCTCAGTTGAGAGAGATGATGCAAAATCCTGAGCTTCTTCGCCAATTAACTTCTCCTGAAACAATGCAGGTATGCTACTTTGAGCAGTCCAAACATGGAATAAAAAactctactctctctctctctctctctctatatatatatatatatatatatgcgatAGTTGCTGCATTaggttaaatttgttttctaccTTTGACCCTTTGTTACTCCTCTATTTGCAACAGCAAATGCTAGCTTTACAACAGTCCCTTCTTCCGCAGCTCCGACAGCAGGCTACTCAGTAAGTGAGGACATTTGTTTTTGGTTATTTTCCATGGCTGAAATCTTAGTTGCCTATAAT includes:
- the LOC133679290 gene encoding U-box domain-containing protein 15-like, which produces MERQRVMERGEKAGVSSSSNGGGEVDVVVEMMDVIEAVGLYVGYRRTQRKECLNFVRRLKLLLPLLEEIKEIGNYKLVSSEGLKTSLDNLKKALLGAKKLLKKCSCGSKIYLAMESEAVMSSFHAVYEKLNQALDDLPYDELGISVEVKEQVELTRMQLKRAKKRSDTQDIELAMDMMVVFSKRDDRNADSAILERLAIKLELHAIPDLKAEEIAVRKLVKERGVQNAESIQQINDLLGKFKQIAGVDETIVLDGPFSSKSLQRCRSLLIPHEFLCPITLEIMVDPVIVATGQTYERESIQKWLNSNHRTCPKTGQTLGHLSLASNFALRNLIQEWCEKNHYELPKKDACLGSDGVSAELKEEISSLVQNLSSCEFEVRREAIKKIRMLAKENPDNRILIASYGGIPPLVQLLSYQDPNIQEHTVTALLNLSIDETNKILVAREGAIPAIVEILQHGTNEARENSAAALFSLSMLDENKVLIGASNGIRPLVHLLQYGTIRGKKDAATALFNLSFNQTNKSRAIKAGIIPALLHLLEEKNLGMIDEALSIFLLLASHPQGRNEIGKLSFIKTLVEIIRNGTPKNKECALSVLLQLGLHNSSIILAALQYGVYEHLVELTKSGTNRAQRKANSILQHMSKYGHIP
- the LOC133680080 gene encoding ubiquitin domain-containing protein DSK2a-like; this encodes MGAAGDSSESKVINEQQGQGEEGAVVINIRCSNGTKFTVRTNLESTVGVFKSLLAQNCDVPPDQQRLIYKGRILKDDLALHSYGLQADHTIHMVRGFSPAPSAPAPVAAANPENPDTTTGVTRGVGSNEGRAFGLGGAGIGASLFPGLGSLGGSSPSALFGDGLPELEQVQQRLTQNPDMMREIMNTPAMQGLMNNPELIRSMMMSNPQMREIMDRNPELAHVLNDPSILRQTLESARNPELMREMMRHTDRAMSNIESTPEGFNMLRRMYENVQEPFLNATTMGGNAGNDLGSNPFATLLGNQGGTQVRDASNNPSATGSETTTGLAAPNTNPLPNPWNNAAGGTQTNSTARSNPAGRASGLGGLGLGGLGVPGMDNLFNSMPDSNQMTQLLQNPAVSQMMQSLLSNPEYMNQMLNFNPQLRGMVDSNPQLREMMQNPELLRQLTSPETMQQMLALQQSLLPQLRQQATQESAQPGAPTGTPNNTGLDMLMNMFGGLGAGSLLVPNQPNVPPEELYATQLSQLQEMGFFDTQENIRALRATAGNVHAAVERLLGNLGQ